The Flavobacterium sp. 123 genome contains a region encoding:
- a CDS encoding peptidylprolyl isomerase, whose amino-acid sequence MLLKSIPMKSMLNRIVLAFFLVLFSITTSSAQEIIKDNTTVAVNQTAPKQKLKVDGVIATVGDYIILDSDIDKSYLEISSQGGSVKDITRCQMLGKLLEDKLYAHQAIQDSVKVTDAEVKSMMTDRLNYMVEQIGSMEKVIQYYKKNNEEEFKTYFFDILKEQKLTSEMQKKIIDAVEITPEEVRNFFKTIPVADLPVFGAEMEVAQIVVTPKVSDADKQKVIDKLNGFKKDIEQGSSFATKAVLYSQDPGSRSNGGYYKMNRKTPFVKEFKDVAFSLAEGEISAPFETEFGFHIIYVEKIKGQEIELRHILIAPTVSEEALKEAKEKIALIKKRIEDKEITFAEAARTMSDEKETKANGGALINPKTQDTRFELTKMDPSLYAQVSNLKENEISAPFMDEEQQGKKKFKIITVTNRIDEHTADYGKDYIKIKDLALKEKQIKTIGKWFDEKIKETYIKIVGEYRDCTFTNNWLKK is encoded by the coding sequence ATGTTATTAAAATCAATACCGATGAAATCCATGTTAAACAGAATTGTACTTGCTTTTTTTCTTGTACTTTTTTCAATTACTACAAGTAGTGCGCAAGAAATTATAAAGGACAATACAACTGTTGCGGTAAATCAAACGGCTCCAAAGCAAAAACTAAAAGTTGATGGCGTTATTGCTACTGTTGGGGATTACATCATATTAGATTCTGATATTGATAAATCGTATTTAGAAATTTCCAGCCAAGGCGGTTCTGTGAAAGATATTACAAGATGTCAAATGCTAGGAAAATTGTTAGAAGACAAATTGTATGCACATCAAGCTATTCAAGATAGTGTTAAAGTAACTGATGCCGAGGTAAAAAGCATGATGACAGATAGATTGAATTATATGGTAGAACAAATAGGTTCTATGGAAAAAGTAATTCAATATTATAAAAAGAATAATGAAGAAGAGTTTAAAACGTATTTCTTTGATATTCTTAAAGAGCAAAAGTTGACTTCTGAAATGCAAAAAAAGATTATTGATGCTGTAGAAATAACTCCAGAAGAAGTTCGTAATTTTTTCAAAACTATTCCTGTTGCAGACTTACCAGTTTTTGGTGCAGAGATGGAAGTAGCTCAAATTGTTGTTACACCTAAAGTTTCTGATGCGGATAAACAAAAAGTTATTGATAAACTAAATGGCTTCAAAAAAGACATCGAACAAGGGTCAAGTTTTGCTACTAAAGCAGTTTTGTATTCTCAAGATCCAGGTTCAAGATCAAATGGAGGATATTATAAAATGAATAGAAAAACTCCTTTTGTTAAAGAGTTTAAAGATGTGGCTTTTAGTTTAGCAGAAGGTGAAATTTCAGCTCCTTTTGAAACTGAATTTGGGTTTCATATTATTTATGTTGAAAAGATAAAAGGACAAGAAATAGAATTGCGTCATATATTAATAGCGCCAACAGTATCCGAAGAAGCATTGAAAGAGGCAAAAGAAAAAATTGCGTTAATCAAAAAAAGAATTGAGGATAAAGAAATTACTTTTGCAGAAGCAGCTAGAACGATGTCTGATGAGAAAGAAACAAAAGCTAACGGTGGTGCTTTAATTAATCCAAAAACACAAGATACTCGTTTTGAGTTGACAAAAATGGATCCGAGTTTGTATGCGCAAGTTTCTAATTTGAAAGAAAATGAAATTTCAGCTCCATTCATGGATGAAGAACAACAAGGAAAGAAAAAGTTTAAGATTATCACTGTAACAAATAGAATCGACGAACACACGGCTGATTATGGTAAGGATTATATTAAAATTAAAGACTTAGCATTGAAAGAAAAACAAATCAAGACTATCGGAAAATGGTTTGATGAAAAAATTAAAGAAACCTATATTAAAATTGTTGGTGAATATAGAGATTGTACTTTCACAAACAATTGGTTGAAAAAATAA